The Takifugu flavidus isolate HTHZ2018 unplaced genomic scaffold, ASM371156v2 ctg918, whole genome shotgun sequence nucleotide sequence aaaaaacagctgattacAAGAAGGCTTTACACTTTCAATGTCTCTATTCAGAGCGaacaagtgaaagtgaaaggCGACAATGTTTAGGCCAAGTCTCTATGTGAGTGCCAAATATCGTGTTTATTTgtatgaaaaataaaaccataatCTGTAGATAGAGTTCTAAAATTCTCTGTTGAACACTGTTGACGAGCTAAATCctttatttgattaaaaatcaaacaaagaTGCAGCATGATGGAAGCTGAAGCCCTGCAACAGGTGAAGCTATTTTTTGACCTtccggcggggggggggttggaaccTCCGCCTTTATGGTTCCTGGAAATGAGCTGGTTTGCGAAAAATGCTCAAGATGCAACAGGTCATTGGTCAGGCTCGAAAGTGGGCTGGGCTGTGGTGTGGCTTCTTCTTTAAAGCCAGAGAGGATCGTCAGTCACTGTGAGATTGCTTCTGTCAACACTTCTTTGGGTGAGTGTGAGCAGCTAACGTCTGCTTCTGATTTTATACTAATGTACTAATGTTTATCACCATTAGCAACAGgtccacagacacagacaatCTTTACTCTCAGGACACGAAAagttttttggattttttatttAGAGTGCATACATTCCAACTAGTTTCCATAAACTTTTGACAGTCGGCAAGTCCACAACTTGTGCGCTCAGCGTATTATTGCAGTAGTCTTAATGGTGCTAGTGACAGCTCTATGTCATCCGTGTGTGCATATGTACATGGTTAAGCTCATGTGATTATTTAGAGGCATGgacaatgtgtgtgtctgcaataTAACTGTTGGATTATCTGTTGGAATGATTTCACATTTGTCTGATTTTTACATTGTAACTGTCGGCTTTGCTTTGTGTGTACAGGTCATCATGGCTGATTTCCTGGACACTACAGAAATCAAAGAAGCTCTGCAAAATAACAATCAAGCTTTAGCTGTTGATAAAATCAAAAAGCTTCTGGAGAGGGCAGAAAACACTCCTCTTAATATCGGCATTACAGGAGAGTCTGGCTCTGGAAAATCCTCCTTTGTCAATGCCTTTAGAGGCGTGGACCACCGGGACAATCAAGCTGCTCCTACAGGTGTTGTAGAAACCACCACAGAAGTTAGAGCATACCCTCATCCAAGCTATCCCAATGTTACTCTCTGGGATCTTCCTGGTATTGGTACCACCAACTTTCCAGCTGATCAGTACCTGAATTATGTTGAGTTTGAAAAGTAtgatttcttcatcatcatctcagaCACTCGCTTTAGAGAAAATGATGTGAAGCTTGCAAAAGAAATCCAGAAGATGGGGAAAAAGTTCTACTTTGTGCGCTCCAAGGTTGACATCGATCTGCAGAATGCACAAAGGAGTCAGAGAAACTTTGATGCAGAGCAGACTCTCGCACTTATTCGTGAAAACTGCAAAGAAGGTACAAAAGTTCTGAATCCTATACATATGTGTGTCTTCATGTGGAGtagcaatgatgatgatgtcatttcctgggaCACAGGTCTTCTGAAGGAAGGTGTGCAGGCTCCTCAGGTCTTCCTGCTGTCCAACTTTGAGCTTCAGCGCCATGACTTCCATCGCCTCCATGCGACCCTGGAGAGAGAACTTCCAGAACACAAGCGGGACGCTCTGCTGTTTGCCATGCCCAACATGAGCCTGGAGATCAtcgagaagaagaaagaggccttTAAGTCAAAAATCCCTTATTATGCTTTTGTGTCTGCTGCGTGTGCAGCGGTACCACTTCCTGGgctttctgttgctgttgatgGTGCTCTGATAGCTGTTGTTGTACAGCAGTACAAAACTGGTTTTGGTCTGGACGGACCCTCACTGCAGCGGCTTGCTGACAGCACAGGTGTACCGCTGGAAGATCTGACCTCGGTTGTCCGCTCACCACTCAGTTTAAACACCATTGATAAGACATTTATCTTAAAACTTCTACTTCAGTCAGCAGCTGTTGCTGGCTCAATGGTAGCAGAGGAAGGCTTGAAATTTATTCCATTATTTGGAACCTTGGTAGCAGCGACTCTCTCTTATAAAGTCACTGAAAAAGCTCTGCTGGATTTCCTCCACATGCTGGCTGAAGATGCTCAGAACGTGTTTCAAAGGGCCCTCTGTTGCATGAACTCCTCAGTGTGAGAGACAGTTAAGTAAAAGTCCCGTTTTGGCTTTCAAATAATCAAATCAATAATCAGGACTCACTGTGGAATCATGTTAAACAGTGAATAGCATACAATGTCCTGTATGAAACAATTAatcatatttttaatattatgAATTTTCAATATGTGTTAGATCACAATGTCTTtcgtctccatggagacaacCAAGGCTAAATGTGTGATTTTGCAACAAGATGgattttttattcctttaataaAAAGTCAGAAAATATTCAGCTTTCCTTATTTCTTCCACTCATGAAAGTTTCTCATGTTTCTGTCAGGTTGAATCAAATCTTCATATCAAACTCGTGAGTCACTCACTAAAGTTGTTCtccaaaatgtttcatttgtgttgCTGTCATGTTTTTATAGTTCATGTGTTGTGAGAGTGTCACCATCAGATGAAGCAGATCatgaaatgtgaaatgtaaACTTTATCCATAGCATATTTTGGGCAATCAATAATTATAATGAATGTACTCATGCAATAATAAAAGCATTGTGGTATTTGACTCTGCCTTCTTGTGTCTGTGTTGATGAGGCCTCGGGATTCTCATTATGGATAGAGAAGGCTAAAATGGTCAGTATCCTGTAATGCTAAAAGGGTATGCATGACACCATCCCTTAATTTATCTGATCAAGTAATACAGGTTTATCCAAAATTTCATTGTGTGGTATCTGAAATGTAGATGTGGTTAATTCAGGTTGTAGTACTTGTCACAGCAATATATGCAACTTTACATTTCACACCGTGGCTCTCTCAGATGCTTTCCCTCACTTGTGCCCAAGTTCTAAATATCACAGAACTGGTGGCACAGTAGCAAGGAAGCACTTAAACCAGCAGGAAAAAGCTTCACTTGGTTGCATTCAAATACCTGGTACTCAATTGCTAAAGGGAATTCTTACAATTCCCAAAGGCTCAACGGGAAGCAGCAACAAAACGACTCTTTCTATAATACAACAGAAACTTGCACTTTGTGAACACGATCACCACATTGTACTTACAACTAAACATCAACTCCTGTGGTACACTATTGGAGATGAACGTTAAACATTTGGTGAGTCTATAGTTTCCCCACCTACTTTTGCCCAAAATGATGCTGATTTTACGATTCCACATTTTTGGAGTCCAAGGTTCCGTTGTTGTGTATTGCTGTGGtcctgcttgtttcttcctgtAGGGGGCGTGGAGGTAGTTTGCTGGTAGTTTGCttcagctggcgctgcaggcaggcgctcctgtcggcaatctccatcaggccacctatttaaggacggagcgcctgtctaccagcgtcGGAGAATTATCGTGTTTTGCTTGGTAAAGCTGACGCCTGTTTCCTCATCATTGGTATTTTGAAACTCGTTGAAACGCTTTTCACTGCTCATTCGAGGTCTCCATGCTGGAGTGGAGAACACGCAAGACCTGATTCCCGCATTGGCTCCTAGTGCACCCCGGAAGGCTGGATGAGTGCTTCCCCTGCGGTCCCGGAGGACCGCCAAATTGATCTTTTAATAAATACTTTGTGTTTGGACTTTATTCCCACTGcctttttgcctgctttcgggtccaggAAAAAACGTAGACCTAACACACGATCTTTGCCTTGTCTGAGGAATACGTTACaataaaatccatcctcctttcttttctcatGAAGACTTTATTGTTGTACAGTTGACTTCTGTATTTCAGTTTCATCAATCAGTCCTTTTCTATGGACTTAGAAAAACATAGATTTTACAAATGACGATTCATAGCTTTAACTGCTTGTGTTTTTGGTCTGTATCCCCACCCATGCAACCCACCATGTCATCGGTTCTTAGTTGTGGGGCCTGTTTAGCCCAGCTCAAGGTTAGTGTTTTCATGGAAGGTGTTTGGGATTGGTTTAGaaggtggaaaaacaaagaactgGTGCTAAGACAGGCATCTTCTTCAACTCAGCCATGGAACCTCTTGAGTGGAAAGGTGGGACAGCTCGGTTTTTGGATAAAGGTTGTAGCTGAGGGTGTACGAGCCAGTGATGTGTGATGAACCCAACTGACAGGATCCTTGCAGAGTTCCGTCTCCTGACACTTCATCAGAATTCAGAGTAGATGCTGACTGAGCAGAGTAGGAGAGCGAGGCCTGTAGACCTGCCAGACTGGAGGCTTCAAATTTGCAAGTGACTCTTGCACACAGCTTGTCGGTCACCCTCAGCATTTCTGTGAAACTGACGCTTGCATCAAGGAGGCTGTGGCTGAAGGAGGCATCCAGTTGATAATGTGACTGATGGTCAGCTCTTCCCGACATCTGCCCGCTGCCTTGAAACAGATGGAAAGACACATCTCAATTGATGTAATCTCTGTCACTTCTAATGGAGAAGATCTATTTGGAGGGTTGGCAGTTTGGCCAAGAGTCAGTTATTACACCCTCCCACTGCTAATAGTATTTTTTCTCAAACATGTGGTACAAAATGTCCACAATTTCAAGCACAATTTCTACAAGCGTCACCGACAGGAGCAGATTTCAGCTGTACAAAGCCATTAAAAGGCTTTTCTCAGTTGAAGAGTGTGCTCTTTGTGCCCCGCGTGTGTCAGCATGTTTACCTTCAAATGTGTATGACAGCGCTTTCACCGGTGATTGACCCACGGTCTTGAACTCTGCAACGTAGGTGGGAACGTCTATAGTTTTGTTGCCCAAAAAGAAGGATGTCTGCCA carries:
- the LOC130521369 gene encoding interferon-inducible GTPase 5-like, whose amino-acid sequence is MADFLDTTEIKEALQNNNQALAVDKIKKLLERAENTPLNIGITGESGSGKSSFVNAFRGVDHRDNQAAPTGVVETTTEVRAYPHPSYPNVTLWDLPGIGTTNFPADQYLNYVEFEKYDFFIIISDTRFRENDVKLAKEIQKMGKKFYFVRSKVDIDLQNAQRSQRNFDAEQTLALIRENCKEGLLKEGVQAPQVFLLSNFELQRHDFHRLHATLERELPEHKRDALLFAMPNMSLEIIEKKKEAFKSKIPYYAFVSAACAAVPLPGLSVAVDGALIAVVVQQYKTGFGLDGPSLQRLADSTGVPLEDLTSVVRSPLSLNTIDKTFILKLLLQSAAVAGSMVAEEGLKFIPLFGTLVAATLSYKVTEKALLDFLHMLAEDAQNVFQRALCCMNSSV